ACGGCGATGAGCGTATCTTCCAGAATTATGAGCACGTTAAGCTCGTAAAGGGTGACCATGTCGAAATTGTAGATGTAATTTCCAATATGGGTGATTCCTCTGATTTTGCCGTTAATCTTAAGGGTTATGTGGGAGACTCTCTCAACAATACCGGTGAAGACCGGGGGTATGTCATTCATACGGGCAGGGATCTGTGGGAACGCTATTCCCTGGAGAAAAAAGGTAAGTATTACCAGGTGGTCGTGACAAAAGGCCAAGATCTTGTCGGGAAACTATTCCTTGATCTTGAGGACCCTGTCCTGAAATACATCGTTCTTGGAACAAGAGACGGAGAGATGCGCTGCCTGACCCCCGGAGACACGGCGTTTGTAAATAATGATACACCCTTGAAGTTGTATGATGTCCATACCAACGTTATCCGCAACCTCGGCGTAAAAGCATTTATTGCCGGTTTCGGTTCTTTCAGGCAGCCTGTAGATATTGATAAGCCTATCATGCTAAACAACTTGTCAAACAGCACTGAAAGCAAGACATCATGCTGTTATCGCATAGAAATCGAACGCGAAAAGATATTTCTCGGGTTTGTTGTTTTAAATTTTTCGCAGGAGATGCATCATGAAAAATAAATCCAAAGACTTTTCCATCATTGACAAAGAGTTGACGGTTGACGGTACGGTTTCCAGCAAGGGCCAACTGGTGATAAAAGGGGTTGTTAAGGGAACGCTTATCGGAGAAACTGTCATTATTGCTGCGGAAGGGGCTGTTTTTGCGGATACAAAAGTCTCCAGCATAACCATCGGCGGAAGGTTCGAAGGAGAAATCAGGGCTTCAAAAGAGTTGATCGTCCTGTCGACCGGAAATTGTTCGGGCAAAATTGTCTGCAAAGATTTTGTGGTGGAAGCCGGGGGAATTATAAACGCCCATGTCACCTGCATTACATCACATGATGCTAAACCTGAACTGGAATTGGTTGCGTTGCAAAAATAAATAAATGAGTTCAGCGGTCATGGAGTTTTATCTGTCTCCCCGAAACCCGAGGTGGTAAAAAGTTAGAACAAAAAGAGCAAGTTATGGCCATGCACAGCATATAAAGCACAGGATAAGAAGGTCTGATATGAAAAAAACGGTTGCTGTTTTCATTTGGTTTGCGTTGTTGTTTCTGGCAGCGGTATCCTGGAATTACGCTCAGCTTGAAGCCAAGGAAGAGGTTGTTCCGTCGGAGTTCCGCTCCACCTTGCAGGAACTCGATATTGTTCTGGTTTTGGATAATTCCGGCAGTATGAAAGCAAATGACCCGAAGTTTCTAACCCGGGAGGTCGTTACGAATTTCATGGTCGGGTTCGGGGCAAAGTCCCGTCTCGCAATGATTATTTTTGGCCGGGAAGCCAGGCTGGTCGAACCGCTTACAGACGTATCAGGCCTTGTGGCCAGGGCCAATTTTTTGAAAAGCTTTGAACAGGTCAACTATAAGGGGCTGTTCTCCGACAGCCCGGCAGCAGTCGAAAGGGCTGTCTATGAGCTCAAGTTAAACGGCCGAATCAATGCCCGCAAAGTGATCATCCTGCTGACCGACGGTATTGTGGATACCGGCGACAAAGCGCAGGACCTTGAAAAGACCAAATGGCTGAAGGAAGATCTGGCCCAGGAATGCAGCAATGCGGGCATCCGAATTTTCGGTGTTGCATTTACGGACAAGGCGGATTTCAGTCTCATACAGACTCTGGCCTTTAAAACCGGGGCCGAATATTTCCGGGCCTACGCGGCCGAGGATATTCAGAAAATATTTAACAAGATCAGTCAACTGATCAACAAATTACCGTCTGCAGCGGCTGCAGGCGCTGCAACATCGATTCCGGTACCTTCCCCGGCGGTATCCGTTTCTCCGGAGCGCCTGGCCGCCAAATCCCACGTGCCGCCTTTGGCGACAGCGCCAGTTGCCGCCCCGCAAAAA
The Candidatus Desulfatibia profunda DNA segment above includes these coding regions:
- a CDS encoding polymer-forming cytoskeletal protein — encoded protein: MKNKSKDFSIIDKELTVDGTVSSKGQLVIKGVVKGTLIGETVIIAAEGAVFADTKVSSITIGGRFEGEIRASKELIVLSTGNCSGKIVCKDFVVEAGGIINAHVTCITSHDAKPELELVALQK